AGTCGCTCCGGGTTTTCAATCACCATCAGGCTGGCATTGGGTACGTCTACGCCGACTTCAATGACGGTGGTCGCAACCAGCAGGTGCAGTTCGCCATCCTTGAAGCGCTTCATCACTGCCTGCTTTTCCGCCGGTTTCATCCTGCCATGAACCAGCCCGATATTGAGCTCCGGCAGTTGCGCCGTCAGCTCGTCGGCGGTATCGGAGGCGGCCTGGGCTTCCAATACTTCAGACTCATCAATCAAGGTACAGACCCAATAGGCTTGGCGGCCTTCATTGAGGCAGGCCGAGCGGATGCGCTCGATGATCTCCTGGCGACGCGAGTCGGGTAGGGCCACAGTCTGGATCGGGGTGCGGCCGGGTGGTAGCTCGTCGATGACCGAGGTTTCCAAGTCCGCATAGGCGGTCATCGCCAACGTGCGTGGGATAGGGGTGGCGGTCATGATCAGCTGGTGCGGGTAGCAGCCGCCATTGGCCCCTTTCTCGCGCAACTCGAGGCGCTGGTGAACCCCGAAGCGGTGCTGCTCGTCGATGATCACCAATGCCAAGTTATTGAATACCACCTGCTCCTGGAACAGGGCGTGGGTACCGACCACCATCTTCGCCTCGCCACTCTCGATACGGGCCAGCTCCTTGTCACGGCCCTTGCCCTTGAGCTTGCCGGCCAGCCAGCCCACCTCAATGCCCAGCGGGTTGAGCCAGGCGGCAAAGTTGATCGCATGCTGTTCGGCCAGCAGCTCGGTCGGTGCCATCAGCGCGACTTGGTAGCCATGCTCAATAGCGCGCAAGGCAGCTAGCGCGGCAACCAGGGTTTTGCCCGAGCCGACATCGCCCTGTACCAGGCGCATCATCGGGTGCGGCACGGCAAGATCACGCTCGATATCGGCCACCACCCGCTGCTGGGCTCCGGTCGGGCTGAACGGCAGGCTGGCCAGCAGTTTGTCTTTGAGTGTATTGCTTGCGGCAAGCGGCCAGGCGGCATGGCGTTGGCTTTTGTGGCGCACGGCCAGCATCGACAGGTTCTGGGCCAGCAGCTCTTCGAGGATCAGGCGTTGTTGGGCCGGGTGCTTGCCTTCCTCGAGCTGGTCGAGGGAGACATCCGGTGTCGGCCGGTGCATCACATGCAGGGCCTGCGACAGGGTCATCTGGCGGTCGTACAATCCCTCGGGTAACAGCTCGCGCACCGCCGACTTGTCAAGCAGGCGCATGGCCTGATCGGTCAGGTTGCGCAGGGTCAGCTGACGCAGGCCATCGGTAGTTGGGTAAACCGGTGTCAGGGTTTCCTCGACACTGAGCTCGGTCGGCTCGGAGAAGACCTTGTAGTCGGGGTGGATGATCTCCAGTCCGTACTTGCCGCGCTTGATCTCGCCGTAGGCCTTGACCTGCTTGCCCTCGCTGAGGCTGTTTTTCATCGCGGCATTGAAGTTGAAAAAACGCAGGGTGGCGCTGCCGGTCTGGTCGCCGATTTTGACCGTCAGCATCCGGCGTTTGCCGAAAGTGATATTGCTGCTCAGTACCTCGCCCTGAATGGTCAGGTGCTGACCGGCCATGGCGCTGGCAATTGGCCAGATCCGGGTACGGTCTTCATAGCGGAGCGGAAGGTGGAAGAGGAGATCCTGCACGGTGTGCAGACCGATTTTTTCCAGTTTTTCTGCCATTTTGGCACCGACGCCCGACAGCTCGGTCAGGGCTATGGTATCGAGAACTTGTCCGCTCATCGCTACTTCCTTTTAAGGTAAGGCTTTTTTCTTTTTCGGCTCGGTGGCCTGCATGATGCTCCACCACTGCTCATCGGCAGCGATCTGGCCGTGTTCGTCCAGTGGCGGGTAGGGCAGTCCCTTGCGGCGGGCAACTTTGGCCAATACCGGGTGACCGCGTTCGAACAGGATGCGGTGGACCACCTCGTCCGACAGTAGGGTTTTCTCCCGGTTATACATACCGGCATTCTGGCGCTGGCGCTGTGCTTCGTAAAGGATCAGGGCACTGGCCACCGAAACATTCAATGACTGTACCATACCTACCATCGG
This Photobacterium gaetbulicola Gung47 DNA region includes the following protein-coding sequences:
- a CDS encoding ATP-dependent DNA helicase RecG (COG1200), with the protein product MSGQVLDTIALTELSGVGAKMAEKLEKIGLHTVQDLLFHLPLRYEDRTRIWPIASAMAGQHLTIQGEVLSSNITFGKRRMLTVKIGDQTGSATLRFFNFNAAMKNSLSEGKQVKAYGEIKRGKYGLEIIHPDYKVFSEPTELSVEETLTPVYPTTDGLRQLTLRNLTDQAMRLLDKSAVRELLPEGLYDRQMTLSQALHVMHRPTPDVSLDQLEEGKHPAQQRLILEELLAQNLSMLAVRHKSQRHAAWPLAASNTLKDKLLASLPFSPTGAQQRVVADIERDLAVPHPMMRLVQGDVGSGKTLVAALAALRAIEHGYQVALMAPTELLAEQHAINFAAWLNPLGIEVGWLAGKLKGKGRDKELARIESGEAKMVVGTHALFQEQVVFNNLALVIIDEQHRFGVHQRLELREKGANGGCYPHQLIMTATPIPRTLAMTAYADLETSVIDELPPGRTPIQTVALPDSRRQEIIERIRSACLNEGRQAYWVCTLIDESEVLEAQAASDTADELTAQLPELNIGLVHGRMKPAEKQAVMKRFKDGELHLLVATTVIEVGVDVPNASLMVIENPERLGLAQLHQLRGRVGRGSVASHCVLLYHAPLSKTAQKRLGVLRESSDGFVIAQRDLEIRGPGELLGTKQTGIADFKVADLVRDQHLIPQVQKLARYLHDNYPDNAKAIIERWLGQRENYSNA